One window of Scheffersomyces stipitis CBS 6054 chromosome 1, whole genome shotgun sequence genomic DNA carries:
- the MRL1 gene encoding Cation-independent mannose-6-phosphate receptor CI-MPR: MADKQNELEQSLVNEQQAKLEQKEREKIEKEKQEELDPCTVFNPVNKGFINLQSLSSLGNEGKPLAWNTRGWDSGKNYTIGICSNPFKKMHSDEEIQDIGSVNATNIGAFYIDSKTNKFVSMGEYSTTPKFRGRKLTLTYENGAYCDNLIDGTSGQRLRKSTIITFTCDRELMTKAQISFVGSPNDCNYLFEVRSHHACPTAAKENNMAAIWIFLFILLAALFVYFSGGLLYRQMKQVKQTPKGL; this comes from the coding sequence ATGGCGGATAAACAAAATGAACTCGAACAACTGCTAGTCAATGAACAACAGGCAAAATTGGAACAGaaggaaagagaaaaaatCGAAAAGGAAAAACAGGAGGAATTGGACCCCTGTACCGTATTCAATCCTGTTAACAAAGGTTTTATCAACTTACAAAGCTTATCGTCGTTGGGCAACGAAGGAAAGCCACTTGCATGGAATACCAGAGGATGGGACAGTGGTAAAAACTATACTATTGGTATCTGCTCCAATCCTTTCAAAAAGATGCACAGCGACGAAGAGATTCAGGATATTGGCTCTGTAAATGCTACCAATATTGGTGCTTTCTATATCGACTCTAAGACTAATAAGTTTGTCTCAATGGGAGAATACTCTACGACACCTAAGTTCAGAGGACGAAAATTGACGCTAACATATGAAAACGGAGCTTATTGTGACAACTTGATTGACGGTACATCTGGCCAAAGATTGCGTAAGTCAACTATAATCACATTTACTTGTGATAGAGAGTTAATGACTAAAGCCCAGATCTCGTTTGTTGGTTCTCCAAACGATTGTAACTATCTTTTTGAAGTGAGATCACATCATGCATGTCCTACTGCGGCTAAGGAGAACAATATGGCAGCTATCTGGATCTTTTTATTCATCCTCTTGGCTGCATTGTTCGTGTACTTCTCAGGTGGGTTATTGTACAGACAGATGAAGCAAGTTAAGCAGACACCCAAGGGTCTTTGA